CCCGATCCAGATGCCGGGCGCGAACACCAGCCACGAAGGATCGGGGTCGATCACCATCAGCCCGTTGAGTGCGTTCGCCGGCGTCGTCACCGTCTGCTCCCGCCCCACCCACTTGGCCACGCCCCGCGCGATCTGCATGGACCCGAGGGTGACGATAAACGGCACGATGCGAAAACGGGTGATAAACACCCCGTTTAACAAGCCCACGGCTCCGCACGCCAGCAGTCCACCACCTACGGCTACCAGTATCGACCCGGCCCCCGGCGCCTCGCCGCCGGCATTCACCAGGAGCGCCACCACAACCGTCGATAACGCGATCTGCGAGCCGACACTCAGGTCGATCCCCCGCGAAACGATCACGAACGTCATCCCCAGCGCCGCGATGCCAACGATGACGCTCTGCGTGAGGATCGTCTTAATATTATAGAACGAGGTGAAGGCCGACGGGCTGAGGACGGCGAACAGGATACAGACAAAAGCCAGGCCGGCAAACGGCCCGAAGGCGGACAGCAGTCGATTCATCGGTTATCGGACGGCGACGGCGCTCGATCGGTTGGGTGCGAATGCGCGTAGCATACGACGCCGGAAAATGAGAAACA
The sequence above is drawn from the Rhodothermales bacterium genome and encodes:
- a CDS encoding ABC transporter permease codes for the protein MNRLLSAFGPFAGLAFVCILFAVLSPSAFTSFYNIKTILTQSVIVGIAALGMTFVIVSRGIDLSVGSQIALSTVVVALLVNAGGEAPGAGSILVAVGGGLLACGAVGLLNGVFITRFRIVPFIVTLGSMQIARGVAKWVGREQTVTTPANALNGLMVIDPDPSWLVFAPGIWIGLIALVVCTLALNKTLLGRYVFAIGSNEQTARLCGIAVDRYKVAVYTLCGLFTGIAGVLQYSYLTVGDPTSAVGLELDIIAAVVIGGGSLNGGEGSAVGSVIGALIMAVLRNGCNMLGVPNFVQEIIIGAIIVGAVTLDQSKRQKAK